The following coding sequences lie in one Treponema socranskii subsp. buccale genomic window:
- a CDS encoding ABC transporter permease, whose translation MLHNKRKVDVWTFVSLVIMAAFILTLLYPMIKIFRLAVLDESGRFTLQNFATFFSKPYYSRTILNSFELAVLITLCSLLIGIPFSYFYSFYVLKGAKTIFILSILCCMSAPFIGAYAWILLLGRSGVLTVFLENTLHIKMFGSIYGMGGIVLVETLKLFPLVFIYMNGAFKNIDNSLLEASANLGCVGVNRLLKIILRLCMPTILAASLLVFMRSFADFGTPLLLGEGFRTFPVEIYNQYLGENGTDFHFAATISVIAIVITALVFALQKWGTNKFKFSINALHPVQKKNPGLFGGILMNAYCYLIIAFSFLPQLYVIYLSFKKCDMAVFKPGFSFDSYRAAARRLLFRSFSNSLLISGLALLVIILLSIFIAYLVVRRSNLWNNLIDSISMIPYIIPGSVIGIALVIAFSNKPLALTGTMLIMIISFVIRRMPYTIRSATANLMQIPMSIEEASISLGTSKLKTFRAVTVPMMTNGILSGAILSWVSLVTELSSSIILYNNSTITLTMSAYVSIAMGNYGMACAFSSILTVLTFVSLLVYLKVSGAEDIQV comes from the coding sequence ATGCTGCACAATAAACGAAAAGTTGATGTTTGGACATTTGTGTCTCTCGTCATCATGGCGGCGTTTATATTGACGCTGCTCTATCCGATGATAAAGATCTTCAGGCTGGCGGTGCTCGACGAAAGCGGACGCTTTACGCTGCAGAACTTTGCGACGTTTTTTTCGAAGCCGTACTACAGTCGTACGATATTAAACAGTTTCGAGCTCGCCGTTTTAATTACGCTGTGCTCACTCCTCATCGGTATTCCGTTTTCGTACTTTTATTCGTTTTACGTATTAAAAGGCGCGAAGACGATTTTCATTTTGAGTATTTTGTGCTGTATGTCGGCTCCCTTTATCGGCGCGTACGCGTGGATTCTGCTGCTCGGCAGGTCGGGCGTGCTCACCGTTTTTTTGGAAAACACGCTGCACATAAAAATGTTCGGCAGCATCTACGGTATGGGCGGTATCGTCCTCGTTGAAACGCTTAAACTGTTTCCGCTCGTGTTTATCTATATGAACGGCGCGTTTAAAAACATCGATAACAGTCTGCTCGAAGCATCCGCAAACCTCGGCTGTGTCGGCGTAAACCGTCTGCTCAAAATCATTCTGCGGCTCTGTATGCCGACGATTCTCGCAGCATCGCTGCTCGTGTTTATGCGATCGTTCGCGGATTTCGGAACGCCGCTTTTGCTCGGCGAAGGATTCCGGACGTTCCCGGTGGAGATATACAATCAGTACCTCGGCGAAAACGGAACCGATTTTCATTTTGCGGCGACGATCAGCGTCATCGCAATTGTCATCACGGCGCTCGTGTTTGCATTGCAGAAGTGGGGCACGAATAAATTCAAATTTTCGATCAACGCGCTGCACCCCGTACAAAAGAAAAATCCCGGATTGTTCGGCGGTATTTTGATGAACGCATATTGCTACCTCATCATTGCGTTTTCGTTTTTGCCGCAGCTCTATGTCATCTATCTGTCGTTTAAAAAATGCGATATGGCTGTGTTCAAACCTGGCTTTTCGTTCGACAGCTACCGTGCTGCGGCCAGACGGCTCTTGTTCCGTTCGTTTTCCAATTCTCTGCTTATCAGCGGTCTTGCACTGCTCGTCATTATTTTGCTTTCGATCTTTATCGCGTACCTCGTCGTGCGCCGTTCCAATCTCTGGAACAATTTGATCGATTCCATTTCGATGATCCCGTATATTATCCCCGGTTCGGTTATCGGCATTGCGCTCGTCATCGCGTTCAGCAATAAACCTCTGGCGCTGACGGGGACGATGCTCATCATGATCATTTCGTTTGTCATACGACGTATGCCGTATACGATACGTTCGGCGACGGCAAACCTTATGCAAATCCCGATGAGCATCGAAGAAGCGTCCATCAGTCTCGGCACGTCAAAGCTGAAAACCTTCCGCGCCGTCACCGTACCGATGATGACGAACGGCATTTTGTCGGGTGCGATTTTGAGCTGGGTTTCGCTCGTAACGGAACTGTCGAGTTCCATCATCCTGTACAACAACAGCACGATCACGCTGACGATGTCCGCATACGTTTCTATCGCGATGGGAAATTACGGGATGGCGTGTGCATTTTCGTCCATCTTGACGGTTTTGACTTTCGTATCGCTGCTCGTCTACCTGAAAGTGAGCGGCGCAGAGGATATACAGGTATAA
- a CDS encoding extracellular solute-binding protein, with protein sequence MKTKSIIFAALLASLCLPVFSLGESDKKNNRIVLYSSMTENDIGNLTKLFEAKNPGMTIEVVNGSAGELTARIRAEKNNPQGDVMWGGLSNSDGKINADLFEPFLTKYEPEIMADYRSNNGFYNLDHLSTVVFCVNTDLEKQLGLNIKGYPDLLDPKLKGKIVFSDPNSSSAAWNNVCNIMSVYGNDSPKAWDYIEKLIKNGLVVSTSSSVCFKSVQTGEYVVGLTYEDGASTLLKSGATNIRMVYPAEGTSASAFGCAMIKGCKNPEGAKILIEFLMSPEGETELGNALQTLRLTNTKATYTSKYLPASKDVKWVSRDIDWLIANKKAVLERWNSIYTSNHK encoded by the coding sequence ATGAAAACGAAATCGATAATTTTTGCCGCGTTGTTGGCGAGTCTGTGTCTTCCGGTTTTTTCTCTCGGAGAATCCGACAAAAAGAACAACAGGATCGTTTTGTATTCTTCGATGACTGAAAACGATATCGGCAATTTAACGAAATTATTCGAAGCGAAAAATCCGGGAATGACGATCGAAGTCGTCAACGGTTCTGCCGGCGAATTGACCGCGCGGATCCGCGCGGAAAAAAACAATCCGCAGGGCGACGTCATGTGGGGCGGTCTTTCGAACAGTGACGGTAAAATCAATGCCGATCTCTTCGAACCGTTTTTGACGAAGTACGAACCGGAGATCATGGCCGACTACCGATCGAACAACGGTTTTTACAATCTCGATCACCTTTCGACCGTCGTGTTCTGCGTCAACACCGATTTGGAAAAGCAGCTCGGTTTGAACATCAAAGGTTATCCCGATTTGCTCGATCCGAAATTAAAAGGCAAAATCGTTTTTTCGGATCCCAATTCGTCGTCCGCCGCGTGGAACAATGTGTGCAATATCATGTCCGTGTACGGAAACGACAGCCCGAAGGCATGGGATTACATCGAAAAACTTATTAAAAACGGCCTCGTCGTTTCGACGTCGTCTTCCGTGTGTTTCAAAAGCGTACAGACGGGCGAATATGTCGTCGGATTGACGTATGAAGACGGCGCTTCGACGCTGCTGAAATCCGGTGCAACGAACATCAGAATGGTGTATCCGGCAGAAGGGACGTCCGCATCGGCGTTCGGCTGCGCGATGATTAAAGGCTGCAAAAATCCCGAAGGCGCAAAAATACTCATAGAATTTTTGATGAGCCCGGAAGGCGAAACGGAACTCGGCAACGCGCTGCAGACGCTGCGCTTGACGAATACGAAAGCGACGTATACGTCGAAGTATCTGCCCGCAAGTAAAGACGTGAAATGGGTGAGCCGCGATATCGATTGGCTTATCGCGAATAAAAAAGCGGTGCTTGAACGGTGGAACTCGATTTACACGTCGAATCATAAATAA
- a CDS encoding YitT family protein has translation MRQAVHKIVKKRIEGVGANLRRITLILIAAVISALNMKTFIRAGDLFPGGFTGLTLLIRHVAHTYFSLDLPYSPVMLVMNVIPIVIGFKYVGRRFTLYTCLMVVTSSVLVDLFPDFAIIDDVLLCAVFGGIIVAFCGYLCLRAGASGGGTELIAIFISEKYGRDAWNYMLVFNAAILLVAGAIFGWERALYSIFFQFSATQLLNSIYKRYQKTTLFVITNRPDDVYRTIHEITNHDATVFKGKGCYLGAERDLVYSVVAADEVQKVARKIKEVDTLAFINILHSKQILGRFFLRPND, from the coding sequence ATGCGACAGGCGGTACATAAAATTGTTAAAAAGCGCATCGAAGGCGTCGGTGCGAACCTTCGGCGGATAACGCTCATTCTCATTGCGGCGGTCATTTCCGCACTCAATATGAAAACCTTTATCCGTGCGGGCGATCTCTTTCCCGGCGGTTTTACCGGCTTGACGCTGCTCATCCGGCACGTTGCGCACACGTATTTTTCGCTTGATCTTCCGTACAGTCCCGTCATGCTCGTCATGAACGTCATCCCTATCGTCATCGGATTTAAATATGTCGGCCGACGCTTTACGCTGTACACTTGTCTCATGGTTGTCACCTCTTCCGTACTCGTCGACCTCTTTCCCGATTTTGCGATTATCGACGACGTGCTGCTGTGTGCCGTTTTCGGCGGTATCATTGTGGCGTTTTGCGGGTATCTGTGTCTCAGAGCCGGAGCGTCGGGCGGAGGCACGGAACTCATCGCCATTTTCATTTCCGAAAAATACGGCAGAGATGCGTGGAATTATATGCTCGTCTTTAACGCTGCGATCCTTTTGGTCGCCGGCGCTATCTTCGGCTGGGAGCGCGCGCTCTATTCGATCTTTTTCCAATTTTCAGCGACGCAGCTGCTCAATTCCATATACAAGCGTTATCAAAAGACGACACTCTTTGTCATTACGAACCGCCCTGACGACGTGTATCGAACGATTCACGAAATTACGAACCACGATGCGACGGTCTTCAAAGGCAAGGGGTGCTATCTGGGAGCCGAGCGCGATTTGGTATATTCGGTCGTCGCCGCCGACGAAGTGCAAAAAGTTGCGCGGAAAATAAAAGAAGTCGATACGCTCGCCTTTATCAATATCCTCCACTCGAAGCAAATTCTCGGCCGATTTTTCCTTCGTCCGAACGATTAA
- a CDS encoding metal ABC transporter permease produces the protein MLWTKLIEPFMYGFMVKALVIAALVGCVCAAVSCYLILKGWSLMGDAISHAVLPGIVVAYLGHIPLGVGAFAAGLLNAAATGWIKERSRIREDSVMGAVFTGMMALGLILVTKVSSNIHFMHILFGSLLGIEKRDMIQAVVCSLITLVLVVAKRKDILLYLFDQNHARAIGLNVAFIHYLFLALTALTIVASLQAVGILLTVAMLIIPGCIAYLLTDRLDRMLCLAALSAASSALVGTYASYFLNGATGACIILTEALFFVFTMIFAPKYGMIVRRKLRKRSSLSLGMGKAPNARLF, from the coding sequence ATGTTGTGGACAAAACTTATCGAACCGTTTATGTACGGCTTTATGGTAAAGGCGCTCGTGATTGCGGCTTTGGTCGGCTGCGTGTGCGCAGCCGTTTCGTGCTACCTTATTTTAAAGGGATGGTCGCTCATGGGAGATGCGATTTCACACGCCGTACTGCCGGGAATCGTCGTCGCTTACCTCGGTCATATTCCGCTGGGAGTGGGCGCCTTTGCGGCGGGCTTGCTTAACGCGGCCGCCACCGGTTGGATAAAAGAGCGGAGCCGCATCCGTGAAGATTCGGTTATGGGCGCGGTCTTTACCGGCATGATGGCGCTGGGTTTGATTCTCGTTACGAAGGTGAGTTCGAACATCCATTTTATGCACATTTTGTTCGGGAGCCTTTTGGGAATTGAAAAGCGCGATATGATACAGGCGGTTGTCTGTTCGCTTATAACGCTTGTGCTGGTCGTCGCCAAGCGCAAGGATATTCTTTTGTATTTGTTCGATCAAAATCATGCGAGAGCGATCGGGCTCAACGTAGCGTTTATACATTATCTTTTTCTTGCGCTTACGGCGCTGACGATCGTCGCTTCGCTGCAAGCAGTCGGGATTTTGCTTACGGTTGCAATGCTGATTATACCGGGCTGCATCGCCTATCTTTTAACGGACAGACTTGACCGCATGCTTTGTCTTGCCGCGCTGTCGGCTGCATCGAGTGCGCTCGTCGGCACTTACGCAAGCTATTTTTTGAACGGAGCGACCGGCGCGTGCATTATTTTAACCGAAGCGCTGTTTTTCGTTTTTACGATGATTTTTGCGCCGAAGTACGGCATGATTGTACGCCGAAAATTGCGGAAGCGTTCTTCCCTCTCTCTCGGCATGGGAAAAGCGCCGAACGCCCGATTGTTTTAA
- a CDS encoding metal ABC transporter permease produces the protein MLSNLLIPFQYEYMVKAILVSGFIGGVCALLSCFVVLKGWSLLGDALSHAVVPGVALAYIIGIPFSVGAFISGMLAALAMGFIKKRTRIREDAVIGIVYTTFFALGVLLISLFPSNITLSTIVMGNILGIADRDIVQTLIIAGSSLAIILLKWKDLRLFSFDPAQARAIGLNTNVLYLLLLTLLAVTAIAALQTVGSILVVAMLVTPGAAAYLLTDTFPSMMRLASIIGVLTSSAGAYISYFLNGSAGGCIVALQFLFFLAVLFFAPRHGILAARMNAAKAVRDFFAKRTIEG, from the coding sequence ATGCTTTCGAATTTATTGATTCCGTTTCAATATGAATACATGGTAAAGGCGATCCTCGTCAGCGGCTTTATCGGCGGTGTGTGCGCGCTGCTTTCGTGCTTTGTCGTACTCAAAGGCTGGTCGCTGCTCGGCGATGCCTTGTCGCATGCGGTGGTTCCGGGGGTTGCCCTTGCGTACATAATCGGCATACCGTTTTCGGTCGGCGCGTTTATAAGCGGTATGCTCGCCGCCCTTGCGATGGGCTTTATAAAAAAGCGCACGAGGATCCGAGAAGACGCCGTTATCGGAATCGTGTATACGACTTTTTTTGCCTTGGGCGTTTTGCTTATTTCGCTGTTTCCGAGCAACATAACGCTTTCGACGATCGTTATGGGAAACATTCTCGGCATCGCCGACCGCGACATCGTTCAAACGCTGATCATCGCCGGAAGCAGCCTTGCGATTATTTTGCTCAAGTGGAAGGACTTGCGCCTTTTTTCGTTCGACCCGGCGCAGGCGCGCGCGATAGGACTCAACACGAATGTCTTGTACCTCTTGCTGCTTACGCTGCTTGCCGTTACGGCGATCGCCGCGCTGCAAACGGTCGGCAGTATTTTGGTCGTCGCAATGCTTGTAACGCCGGGAGCAGCCGCCTATTTGCTTACGGATACATTTCCTTCGATGATGCGCCTCGCGTCGATTATCGGCGTGCTTACGTCTTCCGCCGGCGCGTATATCAGTTATTTTTTGAACGGGTCGGCAGGCGGCTGCATCGTTGCGCTGCAGTTTTTGTTTTTTTTAGCCGTCCTCTTTTTTGCGCCGCGTCACGGAATACTTGCCGCAAGGATGAACGCGGCAAAGGCTGTAAGGGATTTTTTTGCGAAAAGGACGATCGAAGGCTGA
- a CDS encoding metal ABC transporter ATP-binding protein, with product MNTDREVPVELAVQNVSVAYNNGHVALYDASFRLQKGTITALVGVNGSGKSTLFKTIMGFIKPMSGSVTICSEPVRVAQKHHLLAYVPQSEEVDWSFPVSVWDVVMMGRYGYMNFLRIPNREDKEIAERSLERVQMLEFKDRQIGELSGGQKKRVFLARALAQRGKIILLDEPFTGVDVKTETAIIDLLRELKNDGHLIFVSTHDLGSVPEFCDHVVIINKTVLAAGPTETTFTADNLIKAFGGALRSIKLDHTDNPEDSTHEFRVFTDDEGALITKREGKPYRRGVRNIEAALPK from the coding sequence ATGAATACCGATAGGGAGGTTCCCGTTGAACTTGCGGTACAAAACGTAAGCGTCGCGTACAATAACGGCCACGTTGCGCTCTACGATGCGTCGTTCCGCTTGCAAAAAGGAACGATTACGGCGCTCGTCGGCGTAAACGGCAGCGGCAAGTCCACGCTTTTTAAAACGATAATGGGTTTTATTAAACCGATGAGCGGTTCCGTAACAATCTGCAGCGAGCCGGTGAGGGTGGCGCAAAAACATCACTTGCTTGCCTACGTGCCGCAGTCGGAAGAAGTGGACTGGTCGTTTCCGGTAAGCGTATGGGACGTCGTTATGATGGGGCGCTACGGTTATATGAATTTTTTGCGCATACCGAATAGGGAAGACAAAGAAATTGCCGAACGCAGTCTTGAGCGCGTGCAAATGCTCGAGTTTAAAGACCGCCAAATCGGAGAACTTTCCGGCGGGCAAAAAAAGCGGGTCTTTCTTGCGCGCGCTTTGGCGCAGCGGGGAAAAATCATCCTGCTTGACGAGCCCTTTACCGGAGTCGACGTTAAAACCGAAACGGCGATAATCGATCTTTTGCGTGAGCTTAAAAACGACGGACACTTGATTTTCGTGTCGACGCACGATTTGGGTTCTGTTCCCGAATTCTGCGATCACGTCGTGATTATCAACAAAACGGTGCTTGCCGCAGGCCCGACGGAAACGACTTTTACGGCCGACAATCTTATAAAAGCGTTCGGCGGCGCGCTGCGCAGCATTAAACTCGATCACACCGACAATCCCGAAGACAGTACGCACGAGTTCAGAGTGTTTACCGACGATGAAGGCGCCCTGATTACAAAGCGGGAAGGTAAGCCCTATCGGCGCGGCGTCAGAAATATTGAAGCCGCTTTGCCGAAATAA